The Falsibacillus pallidus genome includes the window TTAACTGACTACGATCTTTTTCATCAAGCGAATTTATGAATTCAGTGAGGGTTCTACCCGGTGCAGCTTCCTCGCAGATGCCTACCAGCTTCCCATTCAGCATCTCAATCGCTTTCACATGCTTTTGTTCGTCCTTCATCAGCTGAGTAAGAGTTTCGATGTCTCCAACTTTTATTACATCCGTTTTTTTCTTGGCCAGTTGATGGAGACTGCCATGAAGCTTGATTAATTTTTCCATAAACTCAATGATTGAAAGTTGGATAGACATTAAAACTCCTCCTGCTGTTCTAATCGTTATATCGGCAAAAATGGCGACTTTTTTATGTGTGAATTGAATTTAGGACTATTTACGTATAGATATTGATCAGCATTCCTTGGATTTCTCCGACTTGGCTGAGGATTTCGAGTCCTTTTTTCTCTTTATTGAGGACATCTTTCGTGAGGTTCATCAGCTTGGAATCTACCTCTTTCACAATCTTGTAGATTTTCGTACGGCCTCTTCGATTGAAGCCTCTCTGCTCTTCAAGCTGCATGCCATTCTTTATAGTATCCTCCAAAAAGGATTTCACCATTTTTTTATACTTGCGAAGATCGTCAACAGTTCTGGATTCAGCCAAGACTTTCCCTTGATCTTCAATATCTGATGCCAGCTTGGCAAAACGATCATAGAGCCCGCTGCCTCGTTTATTGGCCA containing:
- a CDS encoding YaaR family protein is translated as MEVQKVGKAGMQKLSKKEQVASESISFSEVMANKRGSGLYDRFAKLASDIEDQGKVLAESRTVDDLRKYKKMVKSFLEDTIKNGMQLEEQRGFNRRGRTKIYKIVKEVDSKLMNLTKDVLNKEKKGLEILSQVGEIQGMLINIYT
- a CDS encoding flagellar protein FlgN, with amino-acid sequence MSIQLSIIEFMEKLIKLHGSLHQLAKKKTDVIKVGDIETLTQLMKDEQKHVKAIEMLNGKLVGICEEAAPGRTLTEFINSLDEKDRSQLIELQKQLTGEAKKLKEVNDLNQELLEQSLQYIWLNLDLFSGDILSLQYSKSLTNQEESPSASIFESKA